From one Luteolibacter sp. SL250 genomic stretch:
- a CDS encoding class I SAM-dependent methyltransferase, with translation MTATLERRIADLFPRKQHHYYVRSKLSTDPLYTAIHQELEGSALPLQDLGCGLGVLAFYLREKGLTFPIHSLDYDEPKIRYANQAIPGSGFSDLTFAFHDARNGLPEHAGNVTILDILQFFTPQQQETLLQQAASNVLPGGKLLIRSCVRDDSWRFRVTILGDLLAKVTFWMKAAPTHYPTAEDFSRILSPFGKVDIAPLWGRTPFNNHLIVLNRQ, from the coding sequence GTGACCGCTACCCTCGAACGACGCATCGCCGATCTGTTTCCAAGGAAGCAGCACCACTATTACGTGCGTTCCAAGCTGAGCACCGATCCCCTCTACACCGCCATCCACCAGGAATTGGAGGGATCAGCCCTTCCTCTGCAGGATCTCGGGTGCGGACTGGGCGTGCTGGCATTCTACCTCCGGGAAAAGGGCCTCACCTTTCCCATCCACAGCTTGGACTACGACGAACCGAAGATCAGATATGCGAACCAAGCGATTCCCGGTTCCGGCTTCTCCGATCTCACTTTCGCCTTCCATGACGCCCGCAACGGACTGCCGGAACACGCCGGCAACGTGACCATCCTCGATATCCTGCAGTTCTTCACCCCGCAGCAGCAGGAGACGCTGCTCCAGCAGGCCGCCTCCAACGTCCTTCCGGGCGGCAAACTCCTTATCCGCTCCTGCGTGCGGGATGATTCGTGGCGTTTCCGTGTCACCATTCTGGGAGATCTGCTCGCAAAGGTGACTTTCTGGATGAAGGCCGCCCCCACCCACTACCCCACTGCGGAGGATTTCTCCCGGATTCTCTCACCGTTCGGAAAGGTCGACATAGCCCCACTCTGGGGACGAACACCTTTCAACAACCATCTCATCGTGCTAAACCGGCAATAA
- a CDS encoding VWA domain-containing protein yields MFLHPEFFLLIPALALVGWFWRSLRLHSPLRMVILLLAVVALAEPVLHRQQNSLDLHVLLDRSDSTEDLIDKGLPEWQRLLEKAKPTRRDNLYFHNYAAEIAEMGADGSSFTGSRKLTRTGLALSTIAAESDEKRPSRVLIFTDGYSTEPVQEAAAQLEARGIPIDYRIVREEDANDVRLARLHFPERVQIGEPFVITITARGPNGLEVPLILRRNGATLTETKVTLTEGNATVEFTDRIPRSGAYEYEAEVRAEGDAHMGNNKASRWIEVTGGPRLVLVSRYENDPLAKVLSSLDFNVQIISDSTQLKAGLLTGAKAVVLNNVPAHEIPNDFMKALDFFVREQGGGFLMAGGERSFGAGGYFESAIDPLLPISMELKNEHRKLSVALAIVMDRSGSMAVNVDAKNTKMDLANSGAANAIDLLGPMDQVAVFAVDSEPTKTIPLTTVGNRKQELGARARKIESGGGGIYVYTALKAAWEELQKSQAGTRHVILFTDAADSEEPGDYKKLIKDMTDGGCTISVIGLGTKADPDAAFIEDVAKLGNGRIFFSDRPMDIPKIFAQETVTIARSAFLKDPVGTKATGRWSEISPKALNWLPEVDGYNLSYARPDATVSLIAADEYLGPLVAHARRGLGRTAAVSFPLGGDYSEKVRSWPGYGDFLQTLGRFLMGDVTPPGIAIRHRIEGTRLTVDLLYDAEEWGQKLAALPPKVRLQDDSGTAAYDLPWRRIAPGHFSLTRDLEEGSVVRGAVRVGEHALAFGPVNVGSSVEWSFDSARVAELRSVSAQTGGRELLDLSTAWLRPPFIAETNLRLPLGIALILLIITEALMTRTGWRLPQFALPQRAPQPKIPKAPKYKPAKVAPVMPQVKEDAPSPSPVLEEVDESARRSRFQKAKDRK; encoded by the coding sequence ATGTTCCTTCACCCCGAATTTTTCCTCCTGATCCCCGCACTGGCCCTCGTCGGTTGGTTCTGGCGGAGTCTGCGGCTGCATTCGCCTCTGCGCATGGTCATCCTGCTGCTGGCGGTGGTGGCGCTTGCGGAGCCGGTCCTGCACCGCCAGCAGAACTCGCTGGACCTCCATGTGCTGCTGGATCGTTCGGACTCGACCGAGGATCTCATCGACAAGGGCCTGCCGGAGTGGCAGCGGCTGCTGGAAAAGGCAAAGCCCACCCGCAGGGACAATCTCTACTTCCACAACTACGCCGCGGAGATCGCGGAAATGGGGGCGGACGGTTCCTCCTTCACCGGCTCCCGCAAGCTCACGCGCACCGGCCTCGCCCTTTCCACCATCGCCGCGGAGTCGGATGAGAAGCGTCCTTCCCGCGTATTGATCTTCACCGACGGTTACTCCACCGAGCCGGTCCAGGAAGCCGCCGCCCAACTGGAGGCCAGGGGCATCCCCATCGACTACCGCATCGTCCGGGAAGAGGATGCGAACGACGTGCGTCTGGCACGGCTGCATTTCCCGGAGCGCGTGCAGATCGGCGAGCCATTTGTCATCACCATCACCGCACGCGGCCCCAACGGCCTGGAGGTGCCGCTCATCCTGCGCCGCAACGGAGCAACCCTCACCGAGACGAAGGTGACCCTCACCGAAGGGAATGCCACGGTGGAATTCACCGACCGCATCCCCCGCTCCGGTGCCTACGAATACGAGGCGGAGGTGCGCGCGGAAGGCGACGCCCACATGGGCAACAACAAGGCCAGCCGCTGGATCGAAGTTACCGGCGGACCGCGCCTGGTCCTCGTTTCCCGCTACGAGAATGACCCGCTGGCGAAGGTACTTTCCTCCCTCGACTTCAACGTCCAGATCATCAGCGATTCCACCCAGCTCAAGGCGGGACTGCTCACCGGTGCGAAGGCGGTGGTTCTCAACAACGTGCCCGCCCATGAGATCCCGAACGATTTCATGAAAGCGCTCGACTTCTTCGTACGCGAGCAAGGGGGGGGATTCCTCATGGCCGGCGGCGAGCGCTCCTTCGGTGCCGGCGGCTATTTCGAATCGGCCATCGATCCGCTGCTCCCCATCTCGATGGAGCTGAAGAACGAGCACCGCAAGCTCTCCGTCGCGCTCGCGATCGTCATGGACCGCTCCGGTTCCATGGCGGTCAACGTCGATGCGAAGAACACGAAGATGGACCTCGCCAACAGCGGCGCCGCGAATGCGATCGATCTGCTCGGACCCATGGATCAGGTGGCGGTCTTCGCCGTGGACAGCGAGCCGACGAAGACCATCCCGCTCACCACTGTTGGAAACCGGAAGCAGGAACTTGGGGCGCGGGCGCGGAAGATCGAGTCCGGCGGTGGCGGCATCTACGTCTATACCGCACTGAAGGCCGCATGGGAGGAACTCCAGAAGTCCCAAGCCGGGACCCGCCACGTCATCCTCTTCACCGACGCCGCGGACTCCGAGGAACCGGGCGACTACAAGAAGCTCATCAAGGACATGACGGACGGCGGCTGCACCATCTCCGTCATCGGCCTGGGCACCAAGGCGGACCCCGACGCGGCCTTCATCGAGGATGTCGCGAAGCTGGGCAACGGCCGGATCTTCTTCTCCGACCGTCCGATGGACATCCCGAAGATCTTCGCCCAGGAAACCGTGACCATCGCCCGCTCCGCCTTCCTCAAGGATCCGGTCGGCACGAAGGCGACCGGCCGCTGGTCGGAGATCTCGCCGAAGGCGCTCAACTGGCTGCCGGAGGTGGACGGCTACAACCTTTCCTACGCCAGGCCGGACGCGACCGTTTCCCTGATCGCGGCGGATGAATACCTCGGCCCGCTGGTCGCCCACGCCCGGCGGGGCCTTGGCAGGACGGCCGCCGTGTCCTTCCCGCTCGGTGGGGATTATTCGGAGAAGGTGCGCAGCTGGCCGGGATACGGAGACTTCCTCCAGACGCTCGGACGGTTCCTGATGGGCGATGTCACGCCGCCCGGCATCGCCATCCGCCACCGCATCGAAGGCACCCGCCTCACCGTGGACCTGCTCTATGACGCGGAGGAATGGGGCCAGAAACTCGCCGCCCTGCCGCCGAAGGTGAGGCTTCAGGATGACAGCGGAACCGCTGCCTATGACCTGCCGTGGCGGCGCATCGCACCGGGTCATTTCTCCCTCACCCGGGACCTTGAGGAAGGCAGCGTCGTCCGTGGAGCCGTCCGGGTAGGTGAGCACGCGCTGGCATTCGGCCCCGTGAATGTCGGCTCGTCCGTGGAGTGGTCGTTCGATTCCGCCCGCGTCGCGGAACTTCGCTCCGTCTCCGCCCAGACCGGCGGCCGGGAACTGCTGGACCTCTCCACCGCATGGCTGCGGCCGCCGTTCATCGCGGAAACCAACCTGCGGCTGCCGCTGGGCATCGCACTGATCCTGCTGATCATCACGGAGGCCCTCATGACCCGCACCGGCTGGAGGTTGCCGCAGTTCGCCCTTCCCCAGCGCGCCCCGCAACCGAAGATCCCGAAGGCCCCGAAATACAAACCCGCCAAAGTCGCACCGGTGATGCCACAGGTGAAGGAGGATGCACCATCACCTTCCCCAGTCCTGGAGGAAGTGGACGAATCCGCGAGGCGCTCGCGCTTCCAGAAAGCCAAGGATCGGAAATGA
- a CDS encoding lysophospholipid acyltransferase family protein has product MARVPLDLLAMAGAILYWGILGLLVTIVCGTLSFILPRGAGERLGRQIHHYIFHFFVMYLKATGLLRVDLSELGKLGHVSTPVIVAPNHASLWDAVFIIARLPQAICVMKNSILRNPFLGGGSRLSGYIPNGATSRMVRDAAAALRRGGQLLLFPEGTRTLPTERWINSLKGGCALIAIRAKVPVYPVFIRSNSRFLQKGWPLWKPPIFPIEIAVSVGEPLLPDENESASAFTNRLQQVYEQELAKFHPLRRQTGV; this is encoded by the coding sequence TTGGCCCGCGTTCCGTTGGACCTGCTGGCAATGGCCGGTGCCATCCTTTACTGGGGCATTCTCGGACTCTTGGTGACCATCGTCTGCGGCACACTTTCGTTCATATTGCCACGTGGTGCGGGTGAGAGGTTGGGTCGCCAGATCCACCACTACATTTTCCACTTTTTCGTGATGTATCTGAAGGCAACCGGCCTTCTGAGAGTGGATCTATCCGAGCTGGGGAAACTCGGACACGTATCCACCCCCGTCATCGTCGCGCCCAACCATGCCTCCCTGTGGGATGCCGTTTTCATCATCGCCCGTCTGCCACAGGCCATCTGTGTGATGAAAAACTCGATCCTCCGGAATCCCTTCCTCGGTGGCGGATCCCGCCTCTCCGGTTACATTCCGAATGGAGCCACTTCCCGCATGGTCCGCGACGCGGCGGCGGCCCTCCGGCGTGGTGGCCAACTCCTCCTTTTTCCGGAAGGAACACGCACCCTCCCCACGGAGCGTTGGATCAATTCTCTGAAGGGTGGCTGCGCCCTGATCGCCATCCGCGCCAAAGTGCCGGTGTATCCCGTTTTCATCCGGAGCAACAGCCGGTTCCTCCAGAAGGGCTGGCCGCTGTGGAAGCCACCCATCTTCCCCATCGAGATCGCCGTCAGCGTCGGGGAGCCACTTCTCCCGGATGAGAATGAGTCCGCCTCCGCGTTCACCAACCGCCTGCAACAGGTCTATGAGCAGGAACTTGCAAAATTCCACCCGTTGAGGCGTCAAACCGGTGTTTGA
- a CDS encoding transporter substrate-binding domain-containing protein yields MRLLSFILLPLLLLTACKRTDSNTLRVGMELTYPPFETQTPSGEPDGISVKLAEALAADLKRPLKIVPMEFSGLIPALKSGSIDLVISSMTATDERRESINFSEPYAFTGLALLVGKNSDAESIHDLKAPGKRLAVKSSTTSEAWVRKNLPDAKLTAFSDDAACVLEVAQRRADAFIYDQLSILRYQRKNPDTTRALLKPFTEESWAVGISKKDPDLLQQTNAFLSRFRSEGGLEKLTDQYLKEEKAALAEQGIASPLR; encoded by the coding sequence ATGCGCCTCCTTTCCTTCATCCTTCTTCCTCTCCTTCTCCTCACCGCCTGCAAGCGGACGGACTCCAACACCCTCCGCGTGGGCATGGAGCTGACCTATCCTCCGTTCGAGACGCAGACTCCTTCCGGTGAACCGGATGGCATCTCCGTGAAACTCGCGGAAGCGCTGGCAGCGGATCTGAAGCGCCCGCTGAAGATCGTGCCGATGGAGTTCTCCGGTCTCATCCCCGCACTCAAGTCCGGCTCCATCGACCTGGTGATCTCCTCCATGACCGCCACCGATGAACGGCGGGAGTCGATCAATTTCTCCGAGCCCTACGCCTTCACCGGTCTGGCACTGCTGGTCGGAAAGAACTCAGACGCGGAGTCCATCCACGATCTCAAAGCACCCGGCAAACGGCTCGCGGTGAAGTCCTCCACCACCAGCGAGGCGTGGGTCCGCAAGAACCTCCCGGATGCCAAACTCACCGCCTTCAGCGATGACGCCGCCTGTGTGCTGGAGGTGGCGCAACGCCGTGCGGACGCGTTCATCTACGACCAACTCAGCATCCTCCGCTACCAGCGGAAAAATCCGGACACCACCCGGGCCCTCCTCAAGCCATTCACCGAGGAGTCCTGGGCGGTCGGCATCTCGAAGAAAGACCCGGACCTGCTCCAACAGACAAACGCCTTCCTCTCCCGTTTCCGGTCGGAAGGTGGCCTGGAGAAACTCACCGACCAATATCTGAAGGAAGAGAAAGCCGCCTTGGCCGAGCAGGGCATCGCATCCCCGCTGAGGTGA
- a CDS encoding CopG family antitoxin: MTPISRWSDIPEFPDEAAEAQFWATHELDPRLMSTSVHEADSRESTTITLRFDPRMLSRIKRIARSRFLNYQSMMKQWLAERLEDEMRKQ; encoded by the coding sequence ATGACCCCTATCTCCCGCTGGTCTGACATCCCGGAATTCCCCGATGAGGCCGCCGAAGCCCAGTTCTGGGCGACCCACGAACTGGACCCGCGTCTCATGTCCACCTCCGTCCATGAGGCGGATTCGCGCGAATCCACCACCATCACCCTCCGGTTCGACCCCCGGATGTTGTCGCGGATCAAGCGCATTGCCCGCTCCCGCTTCCTCAACTATCAGTCGATGATGAAACAGTGGCTCGCGGAACGGTTGGAGGATGAGATGCGCAAGCAGTGA
- the tal gene encoding transaldolase produces MSANQLDQLKQFTTVVADTGDFESMKAYQPRDATTNPSLILQAAGKAEYRHLIDQAITDGKKSGKEGQELMETILDRILILFGLEILKIVPGRVSTEVDARLSFDTDGTIAKARQLIAAYEAEGHGRNRILIKIASTWEGIKAAEVLEKEGIHCNLTLLFSFAQAVACAEAGVQLISPFVGRILDWYKASTGKDYTAEEDPGVVSVREIYTYYKKFGYTTEVMGASFRNKGEILALAGCDLLTIGPSLLAELQASTEPVGKKLSAEEAAASDVAQITLDEKSFRLMFNEDAMAVEKTADGIRKFAADIVKLEKLIAASL; encoded by the coding sequence ATGAGTGCCAACCAACTCGACCAGCTCAAACAGTTCACCACCGTCGTCGCCGATACCGGCGATTTCGAGTCGATGAAAGCGTATCAACCCCGTGACGCGACGACCAACCCCTCCCTGATCCTGCAGGCTGCGGGAAAAGCGGAATACCGCCACCTGATCGACCAGGCGATCACTGATGGGAAAAAATCCGGGAAGGAAGGCCAGGAACTCATGGAGACCATCCTTGACCGCATCCTCATCCTTTTCGGGCTGGAGATCCTGAAAATCGTCCCCGGTCGTGTTTCCACCGAGGTGGATGCACGCCTTTCCTTCGACACGGACGGCACCATCGCCAAGGCCCGCCAGCTCATCGCCGCCTATGAGGCGGAAGGACACGGCCGCAACCGCATCCTCATCAAGATCGCCTCCACCTGGGAAGGTATCAAGGCCGCCGAGGTCCTGGAGAAGGAAGGCATCCACTGCAATCTCACGCTGCTCTTTTCCTTTGCCCAGGCAGTCGCCTGCGCGGAGGCCGGCGTGCAGCTCATCTCCCCTTTCGTCGGACGGATCCTCGATTGGTACAAGGCCAGCACCGGCAAGGACTACACGGCGGAGGAGGATCCCGGTGTCGTTTCCGTCCGTGAGATCTACACCTATTACAAGAAGTTCGGTTACACCACGGAAGTGATGGGCGCTTCCTTCCGCAACAAGGGGGAGATCCTCGCGCTCGCCGGTTGCGACCTGCTCACCATCGGGCCGAGCCTGCTCGCGGAACTCCAGGCATCCACGGAACCGGTCGGAAAGAAACTTTCCGCCGAGGAAGCGGCCGCCTCCGACGTGGCACAGATCACCCTGGACGAGAAATCCTTCCGCCTGATGTTCAACGAGGACGCCATGGCCGTCGAAAAGACCGCCGACGGCATCCGCAAGTTTGCCGCCGACATCGTGAAGCTTGAGAAGCTCATCGCCGCTTCCCTCTGA
- a CDS encoding glycosyltransferase family 2 protein — protein MADSRPLILIPTFNTGPILRDTVSNALASGLPLWVVVDGSTDGSPALLEGLSPASSQDFRILRLERNSGKGAAVFHGLKAAIEAGYTHVLTMDADGQHPAPHLPEFFRLSAAHPEAAVFGRPVFDSSAPAIRVNGRKVSNFWANLETLGWGIDDSLFGMRLYPAEKLMEVMESTAFARRFDFDPEVAVRLAWSGVPILNLATPVRYPSKEEGGISQFRYLRDNTLLTWMHMRLMAGFLLRLPLLAVRGSNPLDHLNPPSA, from the coding sequence ATGGCCGATTCGAGACCGCTCATCCTGATCCCGACTTTCAATACCGGCCCCATTCTCCGCGATACCGTCTCCAACGCGCTGGCTTCCGGACTCCCGCTGTGGGTCGTCGTTGATGGTTCCACCGACGGTTCCCCCGCCCTGCTGGAAGGACTCTCCCCTGCATCCTCACAGGACTTCCGCATCCTCCGGTTGGAGCGGAATTCTGGAAAAGGCGCCGCCGTTTTCCATGGACTGAAGGCGGCCATCGAAGCTGGTTACACCCATGTCCTCACCATGGATGCGGACGGCCAGCACCCAGCCCCCCATCTCCCGGAGTTCTTCCGGTTGTCCGCCGCACATCCGGAGGCTGCCGTTTTCGGCAGGCCGGTTTTCGACTCTTCCGCTCCGGCCATCCGCGTCAACGGGCGGAAGGTGTCCAACTTCTGGGCGAACCTCGAGACACTGGGTTGGGGAATCGATGATTCCCTGTTCGGAATGAGGCTCTATCCAGCGGAGAAACTGATGGAGGTCATGGAATCCACCGCCTTCGCCCGCCGTTTCGACTTCGACCCGGAGGTCGCCGTCCGTCTTGCATGGAGCGGGGTGCCGATCCTCAACCTCGCCACGCCGGTGCGCTACCCCAGCAAGGAGGAAGGCGGGATCTCCCAGTTCCGCTACCTGCGGGACAATACCCTGCTCACCTGGATGCACATGCGGCTGATGGCCGGCTTCCTCCTCCGCCTGCCCCTGCTTGCTGTCCGGGGTTCCAACCCCCTCGATCATCTCAATCCACCCAGCGCGTGA
- a CDS encoding sigma-70 family RNA polymerase sigma factor: MLSAGFAASPFLDIMEAERPQAPTDENSRDILLMERIGAGDHRAFRELVERHQHAVVGTVAKMLGNPSEAEDISQQVFLRVWRHAKRYRPDAKFTTYLFTITRNLVFNESRRKKRRKEISSDEREENSHAGTPDDPSRQPDAELLQAELRAAVDRAISALPEQQRMAVVLRRYEQMPYEEIATVLDLSVSAVKSLLFRARTTLRDSLSRYLEP; encoded by the coding sequence ATGCTCAGCGCCGGATTCGCCGCTAGTCCTTTCCTTGACATCATGGAGGCCGAACGCCCGCAAGCGCCCACCGACGAGAATTCACGCGACATCCTGCTGATGGAGCGGATCGGTGCGGGCGACCACCGCGCTTTCCGGGAACTGGTGGAGCGGCACCAGCACGCGGTGGTGGGCACCGTGGCGAAGATGCTGGGGAATCCGTCCGAAGCGGAGGATATTTCCCAACAGGTATTCCTCCGGGTCTGGCGCCACGCGAAGCGCTACCGGCCGGATGCGAAGTTCACCACCTACCTTTTCACCATCACCCGCAACCTCGTCTTCAACGAATCCAGACGGAAGAAGCGGCGGAAGGAAATCTCCTCCGACGAACGGGAGGAAAACTCGCATGCGGGAACGCCGGATGATCCCAGCCGCCAGCCGGATGCGGAACTGCTGCAGGCGGAACTGCGTGCGGCGGTGGACCGAGCGATCTCCGCGCTGCCCGAGCAGCAGAGGATGGCGGTGGTGCTGCGCCGCTACGAGCAGATGCCGTATGAGGAAATCGCAACGGTGCTGGATCTCTCCGTATCCGCCGTGAAGAGCCTCCTTTTCCGCGCGCGGACCACCTTGAGGGACTCGCTTTCGAGGTATCTGGAACCTTGA
- a CDS encoding PatB family C-S lyase, producing the protein MPFDFDTVIPRRGTGNIKYDRRPELDPFWVADMDFASPPEILEALHRRVDHGIFGYAQAHESLNEAVLSYLKNRRGADVIVGEIVHLGGLVPALSLAARAFCKPGESVMTCTPVYPPFLGVHHDADTKLITTDHVLQDGVWTFDWAAMDAAVRPDTKIFILCNPQNPLGRAFSKEEIVKLAAFCELHDLVLISDEIHCDLIFDETVTPHFSALNLPEKYRDRVITLLAPSKTWNIAGLGYAFAVIQDDSLRRKFAAARGHTLAEINALSYYAAEAAYRHGEPWRQELMAYLKGNRDILVDFINNECDGLSILAPQATYLAWIDAKHAGYDNPANHFEKKAGLFLSDGTFFGWPGYFRFNFGCPRSRMMEGLEKIKAVL; encoded by the coding sequence ATGCCTTTCGATTTCGACACCGTCATCCCCCGCCGCGGCACCGGCAACATCAAGTATGACCGCCGCCCGGAACTCGACCCGTTCTGGGTCGCGGACATGGATTTCGCCTCACCGCCGGAGATCCTGGAAGCGCTGCACCGCCGCGTGGACCACGGTATCTTCGGCTACGCCCAGGCGCATGAATCCCTGAACGAGGCCGTCCTCAGCTACTTGAAGAACCGCCGCGGGGCGGATGTGATCGTCGGAGAAATCGTCCATCTCGGAGGGCTGGTGCCGGCGCTTTCCCTCGCCGCGAGGGCCTTCTGCAAGCCCGGGGAATCGGTGATGACTTGCACGCCCGTCTATCCTCCTTTCCTCGGCGTCCATCATGATGCGGACACGAAGCTGATCACCACCGACCACGTTCTCCAGGACGGCGTGTGGACGTTCGACTGGGCTGCCATGGATGCCGCCGTCCGTCCGGACACGAAGATCTTCATCCTCTGCAATCCACAGAATCCGCTTGGCCGTGCCTTTTCGAAAGAGGAGATCGTGAAGCTTGCCGCATTCTGCGAACTCCACGACCTCGTCCTCATTTCGGATGAGATCCACTGCGACCTGATCTTCGATGAAACGGTGACTCCCCACTTCTCCGCGCTCAACCTGCCGGAGAAATACCGCGACCGCGTCATCACCCTGCTGGCGCCGAGCAAGACATGGAACATCGCTGGCCTGGGATATGCCTTCGCTGTGATCCAGGACGACTCGCTGCGCCGGAAATTCGCCGCTGCCCGGGGCCATACGCTCGCGGAGATCAACGCTCTTTCCTACTACGCCGCGGAGGCCGCCTACCGCCACGGCGAGCCATGGAGGCAGGAACTCATGGCCTACCTGAAGGGCAACCGCGACATCCTCGTGGACTTCATCAACAACGAGTGTGACGGCCTTTCCATCCTCGCTCCGCAGGCGACGTACCTCGCATGGATCGACGCGAAGCATGCCGGCTATGACAACCCGGCCAACCACTTCGAGAAGAAGGCGGGCCTGTTCCTTTCCGATGGCACATTCTTCGGCTGGCCCGGTTATTTCCGCTTCAACTTCGGCTGCCCACGCTCCCGGATGATGGAAGGTCTGGAGAAGATCAAGGCGGTCCTCTGA
- a CDS encoding VOC family protein produces MTPNPFRWVEIYVDDMERAKKFYEQVFQIKLERLENPEPEMWSFPMSREIVGAAGALVKMEGFSAGRNSVIPYFGCEECSVEAARVEEAGGTIHKKKFSIGPYGHIALVTDTEGNMIGLHSVV; encoded by the coding sequence ATGACCCCGAATCCCTTCCGCTGGGTGGAGATCTATGTCGATGACATGGAGCGCGCGAAGAAGTTCTACGAACAGGTGTTCCAGATCAAACTGGAGCGGCTGGAAAACCCGGAGCCTGAGATGTGGAGCTTCCCCATGTCCCGGGAGATCGTCGGCGCGGCTGGTGCGCTGGTGAAGATGGAGGGCTTCTCCGCCGGACGGAACAGCGTCATCCCCTACTTTGGCTGCGAGGAGTGTTCCGTGGAAGCCGCACGGGTCGAGGAAGCGGGCGGCACCATCCACAAGAAGAAATTCTCCATCGGTCCGTATGGCCACATTGCCCTGGTGACGGACACGGAGGGCAACATGATCGGCCTGCACTCGGTTGTTTGA
- a CDS encoding BrnT family toxin — MELDLIDVQFDLRSIKPRELEEALEDPFSVRFLPDSERGDGSSRYYSLGRTVADRYLFFCFGTDGKTVRVVAARDMTEGEQKFYDRKYAEFR; from the coding sequence ATGGAACTCGACCTTATCGACGTCCAATTCGACCTCCGCTCGATCAAGCCACGCGAGCTTGAGGAAGCGCTGGAAGATCCGTTTTCCGTCCGCTTTCTCCCTGACAGCGAACGCGGCGACGGCTCCTCACGCTATTACTCCCTCGGCCGCACGGTGGCCGACCGCTATCTCTTTTTCTGCTTCGGAACGGACGGCAAGACCGTCCGGGTGGTCGCCGCGCGCGACATGACCGAAGGAGAGCAGAAATTCTACGACCGCAAATACGCGGAATTCCGCTAA
- a CDS encoding VanZ family protein encodes MISPPRNPWFWFACFAGWFGILWLLSSRSGDAGGLPPVPGLDKVVHFGYFFGGGGLFTAFLFRLSPDRPRWLWILLCVILVFSLVGWLDEHHQSHVPGRTGNDPGDWLADLSGALCGALVFRRLHHILR; translated from the coding sequence TTGATCTCCCCGCCGCGCAACCCCTGGTTCTGGTTCGCGTGCTTCGCAGGCTGGTTCGGCATCCTCTGGCTGCTTTCCTCCCGCTCCGGGGACGCGGGCGGTCTGCCGCCGGTCCCAGGCCTGGATAAGGTCGTTCATTTCGGCTATTTCTTCGGTGGTGGAGGTCTGTTCACCGCCTTCCTTTTCCGCCTGTCCCCTGACCGTCCACGCTGGTTGTGGATCCTGTTGTGCGTGATTCTTGTATTTTCCCTCGTCGGCTGGCTGGATGAACATCACCAGAGCCATGTCCCGGGGAGGACCGGCAACGATCCCGGCGACTGGCTGGCGGATCTCAGCGGCGCGTTGTGCGGGGCTTTGGTGTTCCGCCGCCTGCACCACATTCTCCGCTGA
- a CDS encoding 3-hydroxyacyl-ACP dehydratase FabZ family protein: protein MSEHPSALDALPHGPSFRFVDELVSLDGGKRGEGIYRVKGDEAFLEGHFPGNPMMPGVILIEAIAQLGGVVAQSDPVEKPLSDMRLTAVRAAKILGAAVPGEILEIRVAVEGRMGGLVQVDGEIHTGGNLLAKAKITLSGEISGSAT from the coding sequence ATGTCCGAGCATCCTTCCGCACTTGACGCCCTCCCACACGGACCATCGTTCCGTTTTGTCGATGAGCTGGTTTCCCTCGATGGCGGAAAGCGGGGTGAAGGAATCTACCGCGTGAAGGGGGACGAGGCATTCCTGGAGGGCCATTTTCCGGGAAATCCGATGATGCCGGGGGTGATCCTCATTGAGGCCATCGCCCAACTGGGGGGAGTGGTGGCACAGAGCGACCCGGTGGAGAAGCCTCTTTCCGACATGCGCCTGACGGCGGTGAGGGCGGCGAAGATCCTTGGCGCGGCGGTGCCCGGAGAAATCCTGGAGATCCGTGTGGCGGTGGAGGGACGGATGGGCGGGCTGGTCCAGGTGGATGGTGAGATCCACACCGGTGGCAACTTGCTCGCCAAGGCGAAGATCACCCTGAGCGGGGAAATCTCCGGCTCAGCCACCTGA